A region of Dictyostelium discoideum AX4 chromosome 1 chromosome, whole genome shotgun sequence DNA encodes the following proteins:
- the adcC gene encoding C2 calcium-dependent membrane targeting domain-containing protein, whose protein sequence is MTQRSLKINIIEGKDLKGLDSGGVSDCYVKFKCGPISAKTEVIKKSTSPIWNYMINIGNVEENTLLQFECFDWERIGNNRTMGKTQAFVSDLSSGAKRNLMDQWLRLDTKGFIRISYEFTPPYPLETESTNSPNLSVVGNGSSSSSSLMYNPTPVYFKPIFLPTIPSETINNNKSTTCHFLIPGSVYQTRPFVCGEFVNCSLVLNVFEARIVVRSLNLSFSGSITYKGKKQRKLVNDYRDLLLGFTGGVPVPNNNGNNNLTSNKVVLERGKHVFPFQFFIDKTCKSTVNLTDYKVNYYLSFHADIVNQPDISASQEIKVVNLEDTVYKQTISPINAQTSKSPLTGGNISISCKSVKNSFYPGEEIELEVEVNNSSKKKIKNVDIQLNKVEYDGTDVTGTSYQLLTMTKKFYPKIKQNTACKQMVVIELPSTTQCVGLIHSIAETKMIRVEYHLLVNLDIPSCVDLRLKLPITIVQPDPKFETLPNPLTEIGNLPRYVKDWSIKNFHSWVLFKKQCPDVMALNPEFYQYNLSGSDLMQLPTETLYSIFKGAGPRTQELVNDLQSQIFEIKLVRNFLKELQLSNLIDYFEKQTITWDILLQLNYNEIFSITDITIGDAKRIFLKIQQIQSERQKQQEQQEQQVVSNLEAVSLQKSE, encoded by the exons atgactCAAAGAAGTTTAAAgataaatattattgaaggtaaagatttaaaaggATTAGATAGTGGTGGTGTTAGTGATTGTtatgttaaatttaaatgtggCCCAATCTCAGCCAAAACAgaagtaattaaaaaatcaacaagCCCAATTTGGAATTATATGATTAAtat tGGAAATGTTGAAGAGAATacattattacaatttgaaTGTTTTGATTGGGAGAGAATAGGTAATAATAGAACTATGGGAAAAACACAAGCATTTGTTAGTGATTTATCAAGTGGagcaaaaagaaatttaatggATCAATGGTTAAGATTAGATACTAAAGGATTCATTAGAATTTCATATGAATTTACTCCACCATATCCATTAGAAACAGAATCAACCAATTCACCAAATTTATCAGTAGTTGGaaatggtagtagtagtagtagtagtttaATGTATAATCCAACACCAGTTTattttaaaccaattttCTTACCAACAATACCATCagaaacaataaataataataaaagtacaACAtgtcattttttaattccagGATCAGTTTATCAAACTAGACCATTTGTATGTGGTGAATTTGTAAATTGTTCATTAGTTTTAAATGTGTTTGAAGCAAGAATTGTTGTTAGATCAttgaatttatcattttcaggTTCTATTACTTATAAAGgtaaaaaacaaagaaaattaGTTAATGATTATAGAGATTTACTATTAGGATTTACTGGTGGTGTTCCagtaccaaataataatggtaataataatttaacatcaAATAAAGTTGTATTGGAAAGAGGTAAACATGTATTTCCATTTCAATTTTTCATTGATAAAACTTGTAAATCCACTGTGAATTTAACAGATTATAAAGTGAATTATTATCTCTCATTTCATGCTGATATTGTTAATCAACCAGATATTTCTGCATCACAAGAGATTAAAGTTGTCAATTTAGAAGACACAGTTTATAAACAAACCATATCACCAATAAATGCACAAACATCGAAATCACCACTAACTGGTGgtaatatttcaatttcgTGTAAATCAGTAAAGAATAGTTTTTACCCTGGTGAAGAGATAGAGTTAGAGGTTGAggttaataatagtagtaaaaaGAAGATAAAGAATGTTGATATTCAATTGAACAAGGTGGAATACGATGGCACTGACGTGACAGGCACCTCCTACCAATTGTTGACTATGACAAAGAAATTCTACCCAAAGATTAAACAAAACACAGCATGCAAGCAAATGGTAGTCATTGAATTACCATCAACAACACAGTGTGTGGGTTTGATTCATTCAATAGCTGAGACTAAGATGATAAGAGTTGAGTATCATTTACTTGTGAATTTGGATATCCCAAGTTGTGTTGACCTTCGTTTGAAATTACCAATTACCATAGTTCAACCAGACCCAAAGTTTGAAACACTTCCAAATCCATTGACtgaaattggtaatttaCCACGTTACGTTAAAGATTggtcaattaaaaatttccaTAGTTGGgttctatttaaaaaacaatgtcCAGATGTGATGGCTTTGAATCCGGAATTCTATCAATATAATCTCTCTGGCTCTGATTTAATGCAACTTCCAACGGAAACCCTCTATTCAATATTCAAAGGAGCCGGTCCAAGGACTCAAGAATTGGTTAATGATTTACAATCTCAaatctttgaaattaaattggtTAGAAATTTCCTTAAAGAACTTCaactttcaaatttaatagatTACTTTGAAAAACAAACTATCACTTGGGATATTCtattacaattaaattataatgaaattttttcaattactgATATCACTATTGGTGATGcaaaaagaatatttttaaagattcaacaaattcaatctGAAAgacaaaaacaacaagaacaacaagaacagcAAGTTGTTTCAAACCTTGAAGCTGTTAGTTTACAAAAAtcagaataa
- a CDS encoding carbohydrate-binding domain-containing protein has protein sequence MKSISIIFSLFLIINLVFSADPTIVSFRKPVERVYPGEYCLPSFTVLVNYPDPIQYNYQLGLFDKSGGYGSNIPSAVNGTLYLFTLTHKVPIGKNQPVSLYIQDYSKNPWFTFDFNNYTTYDCDPLPPVTMKSKQNTWIRSSGQYTNLVWYHMVEVSGLDKSAPYDAFTCNVPEPFYCAFQEFLNGPKPINYYFQIAIRKSDVNFTPFNVTITDKQGKVLLNSLFDGLSAPANPPVSIRSLENYPINGSTVTKNEMVNDAMYIMNIINKNALCGISSPKDYFIGNTLIPVLGTPSNATYIGFSSFLYQNGPIESHVQIIDSQGTKRIGIDNVLLINPKSYDNVIENVQNATYVKSSNINKTLINIKADVSFNPKTSHTSSFLSSQRETVLDYPYGYSNGTIKYHSVSFSKTSPEYSTSSNSYMSINSPSDIGNGNSSLIEIATNSTIDSKIPQLLKVETVFLSYEKVLVRIFAKDVDSGISYLHSTNLHKISPADLVYGDNFNGVYETVETLATMYGNERPTVSIYDNAGNNIQYNSMQPTFDTSFNMIPEYPVYTMIKNQANLDPYTFTGFEFKYNDVDVSNGPFNNTLCMNFAGSNKTMTPRFLQLPLALNPEKASLDNATPGSWDEVKGMFCMDFQIPARIFTGEYTYAVLIPPFVYDSYYFAISVGSKAQLRVNSGFADQMPPIITEFSSYPSNAVNVTQDTVVGWNIRIEDSPNGLASGEFNITSDFDLEPYRIKITPANAVSGDIFSSTYQLRIPIKANTCRSQSFRISSASITDTMGHTSVLPSSGNVNPLYKFLESPHLVLNITCPQAIIDNTPPSLISFSTVSSIEVGAYKDFRNVTFTFKTSDSGSGISSRHNPKIYLSSGEFDQISKISTLVSNVNGVATYTCTIELPYGYGSYNGILVSIYGIVDNKLNINGYSSVDLQQLGFQNTIKVLYSDVPVLDYTSSIKSTESSLTIYGHKFGIDRSKVTLQVDYQNGQGWKNTTISFFSGIILMTDNITPTSTPFYVRVIVDGKISNQLLVVPIVVGDSPCSYEVIQSIVATWIDSEKYPYLQASITIKNTGTRPIKAFSFIIEKIAYGQIWGVDANGNNRYTLPSYNLIINPRDQYSFGYIIQGTTVADLKQVTYTCL, from the exons atgaaatcaatttcaataattttttccttatttttaataatcaatttggttttttctgctg atcCAACAATTGTTAGTTTTAGAAAGCCAGTTGAAAGAGTATATCCAGGTGAATATTGTTTGCCTTCTTTCACTGTATTGGTCAATTATCCAGATCCAATCCAATATAATTATCAATTAGGTTTATTTGATAAGAGTGGAGGATATGGTAGCAACATACCATCTGCTGTAAATGGAACCTTATATCTTTTTACACTTACCCATAAAGTTCCAATTGGTAAAAATCAACCAGTTTCTTTGTATATTCAAGATTACTCAAAAAACCCATGGTTTACTTTTGATTTCAATAACTATACTACCTATGATTGCGATCCACTTCCACCTGTTACTATgaaatcaaaacaaaatacTTGGATTAGATCAAGTGGCCAATATACCAATTTAGTTTGGTACCATATGGTTGAAGTTTCAGGTTTAGATAAATCAGCTCCATACGATGCTTTTACATGTAATGTTCCAGAACCATTTTATTGTGCATTCCAAGAGTTTCTTAATGGTCCAAAACCAATCAACTATTATTTCCAAATTGCAATTCGTAAAAGTGATGTAAATTTCACCCCATTCAATGTAACTATTACAGATAAACAAGGTAAAGTTTTACTTAATAGTCTTTTTGATGGTTTAAGTGCACCAGCAAACCCACCTGTTTCAATTAGATCCTTAGAAAATTATCCAATCAATGGTTCAACTGTTACTAAAAATGAAATGGTTAATGATGCAATGTATATTATGAATATCATAAACAAAAATGCTCTTTGTGGTATTTCATCACCaaaagattattttattgGAAATACATTAATCCCAGTTTTAGGTACACCTTCAAATGCTACTTACATTGGTTTCTcatcttttttatatcaAAATGGTCCAATTGAATCTCATGTTCAAATCATTGATAGTCAAGGTACAAAAAGAATTGGTATTGATAATGTGCTTTTAATTAATC CAAAATCTTATGATAATGTCATTGAAAATGTTCAAAATGCAACCTATGTTAAAAGctctaatattaataaaactttaattaatattaaggCTGATGTTTCATTTAATCCAAAAACTTCTCACACAAGTAGCTTTTTATCTTCTCAAAGAGAAACCGTCTTAGATTATCCATATGGTTATTCAAATGGTACAATTAAATACCATTCAGTTTCATTCTCAAAAACATCTCCAGAGTATTCCACTTCTTCAAATTCATATATGAGTATAAACTCTCCATCTGATATCGGAAATGGTAATTCATCACTAATTGAAATTGCTACAAATTCAACTATAG ATTCCAAAATACCACAACTTTTGAAAGTTGAAACTGTATTCCTTTCATATGAAAAAGTACTTGTCAGAATTTTTGCTAAAGATGTTGATTCTGGTATTTCATATTTGCATTCTACAAATTTGCATAAAATTTCCCCAGCCGATTTAGTATATGGTGATAATTTCAATGGTGTTTATGAAACTGTTGAAACATTAGCAACTATGTATGGTAATGAAAGACCAACCGTTTCAATCTATGATAATGCtggtaataatattcaatacAATAGTATGCAACCAACATTCGATACATCATTCAATATGATCCCTGAATACCCAGTTTACa CAATGATTAAAAACCAAGCCAATTTAGACCCATACACTTTCACTGGTTTTGAATTTAAGTAcaatgatgttgatgtttcAAATGGTCCATTCAATAATACTTTATGTATGAACTTTGCAGGTTCTAATAAAACAATGACTCCACGTTTCTTACAACTTCCTTTAGCATTAAATCCAGAAAAGGCATCATTAGATAACGCCACACCAGGCTCATGGGATGAAGTCAAAGGTATGTTTTGTATGGATTTCCAAATTCCAGCAAGAATTTTCACTGGTGAATATACATATGCTGTTCTCATTCCACCATTCGTTTATGACTCTTACTATTTTGCTATCTCAGTTGGTAGTAAAGCTCAATTAAGAGTTAACTCAGGTTTTGCTGATCAAATGCCACCTATCATTACTGAATTCTCTTCATATCCATCAAATGCTGTTAATGTCACTCAAGATACTGTTGTCGGTTGGAATATTAGAATTGAAGATTCTCCAAATGGTTTAGCAAGTGGTGAATTTAATATCACAAGTGATTTCGATTTAGAACCATATAGAATTAAGATTACTCCAGCCAATGCTGTATCTGGTGATATTTTCAGTTCTACATATCAATTAAGAATTCCAATTAAAGCAAACACTTGTAGATCTCAATCATTTAGAATTTCATCAGCATCAATTACTGATACAATGGGTCATACTTCAGTTTTACCATCTTCTGGAAATGTTAATCCATTATATAAATTCTTAGAATCACCACACttggttttaaatattaCTTGTCCACAAGCTATCATCGATAATACCCCACCATCTTTAATTAGTTTCTCAACTGTTAGTTCAATCGAAGTTGGTGCTTATAAAGATTTTAGAAATGTTACATTTACCTTCAAAACATCAGATTCTGGTTCTGGTATTTCATCAAGACACAATCCAAAAATCTATTTATCATCAGGTGAATTTGATCAAATTTCAAAGATTAGTACATTGGTATCCAATGTAAATGGTGTCGCTACTTATACCTGCACTATTGAATTACCATATGGTTATGGTTCATATAATGGAATTCTTGTTTCAATATATGGtattgttgataataaattaaatattaatggtTATTCATCAGTTGATCTCCAACAACTCGGTTTCCAAAATAcaattaaagttttatatTCTGATGTACCAGTACTTGATTACACAAGTTCAATCAAATCAACTGAATCATCATTGACTATCTATGGTCATAAATTTGGTATCGATAGAAGTAAAGTTACATTACAAGTTGATTATCAGAATGGTCAAGGTTGGAAGAATACAACAATCTCATTCTTTTCTGGTATTATTTTAATGACTGATAATATtacaccaacatcaacaccattCTATGTTCGTGTAATCGTAGACggtaaaatttcaaatcaacTTTTAGTAGTTCCAATCGTTGTTGGTGATAGTCCATGTAGTTATGAAGTTATTCAATCAATAGTTGCTACTTGGATCGATAGTGAAAAATATCCATATCTTCAAGCATCTATCACTATTAAAAATACAGGTACAAGACCAATTAAAGCATTTAGTttcattattgaaaaaattgcTTATGGTCAAATTTGGGGTGTTGAtgcaaatggtaataatagatACACTTTACCATCATATAATTTAATCATTAATCCTCGTGATCAGTATAGTTTTGGTTATATCATTCAAGGTACAACTGTTGCTGATCTCAAACAAGTCACTTATACTtgtctttaa